From the Rhodoferax sp. WC2427 genome, one window contains:
- a CDS encoding type II secretion system protein GspH — MVVVAIIAIASAGVAFALRDNSQTLLERDAARLAALFESARAQSRATGVPVRWRPTPEGFVFDGLPAKALPDRWLGHDTVARASAPVLLGPEPVIGRQEIVLQSTSQPTQALRIATDGARPFTVQPVGTP, encoded by the coding sequence TTGGTCGTAGTCGCCATCATCGCCATCGCCAGTGCCGGAGTCGCCTTTGCCCTGCGCGACAACAGCCAGACCCTGCTGGAGCGCGATGCGGCGCGGTTGGCCGCGCTGTTCGAGTCGGCGCGCGCCCAATCGCGGGCCACGGGCGTGCCAGTGCGCTGGCGGCCCACGCCCGAGGGATTCGTATTTGATGGCCTGCCCGCCAAGGCCCTGCCCGACCGCTGGCTGGGCCATGACACCGTGGCGCGCGCTAGCGCCCCGGTGCTGCTCGGCCCGGAGCCGGTGATTGGCCGCCAGGAGATCGTGCTGCAGTCCACCAGCCAGCCGACCCAGGCCCTGCGCATTGCCACCGACGGCGCGCGGCCTTTTACCGTGCAGCCCGTCGGCACCCCATGA
- a CDS encoding type II secretion system protein N, with protein MLLNTSDSVTSRWAPRLVTLVVWALALGSAAYWGLKSTADAAGPQTAVPTQMLAPIDTAAVARVLGAVPQDMAAEPLVNPSTRFVLSGVIAGRGHGGAALISVDGKPPKPFRVGSVVDGNLLLQSVGPRRAELANSADGPAAFALELPVRK; from the coding sequence ATGTTACTCAACACATCCGATTCCGTTACATCGCGCTGGGCGCCCCGGCTGGTGACTTTGGTGGTCTGGGCCTTGGCGCTGGGCAGTGCGGCGTACTGGGGGCTGAAGTCCACCGCGGATGCCGCCGGTCCGCAGACCGCGGTGCCCACGCAGATGCTCGCGCCCATCGACACGGCGGCCGTGGCCCGGGTGCTGGGCGCGGTGCCGCAAGACATGGCTGCCGAGCCCCTGGTCAATCCCTCGACCCGGTTTGTGCTGTCTGGTGTGATTGCGGGCCGGGGCCATGGCGGAGCGGCCCTGATCTCGGTGGATGGCAAGCCACCCAAGCCCTTCCGGGTGGGCAGCGTGGTGGACGGCAACCTGCTGCTGCAGTCCGTCGGCCCGCGCCGTGCCGAACTGGCTAACAGCGCGGACGGTCCGGCGGCATTTGCGCTGGAATTGCCGGTTCGAAAGTAA
- the gspK gene encoding type II secretion system minor pseudopilin GspK translates to MAMLTVTLVATLAAASLWQQWRSVEVEAAERQRVQSRWILTGALDWARLILREDARSSGQDHLAEPWAVALQESRLSTFLAADRNNTGGTATDEQLDAFLSGQITDMQSRLNITNLVQDNKVSPVALAAFGRLFEQLNLPPLELTLLGSQLQQALDTSKTSNADSTVPLLPRSAAQLGWLGLSPATVAALQPFVSVLPVRTPVNLNTASAQVLVASVPNLSMADAQKLVAARAGKYFRSTADANAVLNQPTIVFTESEHSVSTRYFEVLGRLRLGTTTVLERSLVWRDGINVRTLWREHAVADPAGQARP, encoded by the coding sequence ATGGCCATGCTGACCGTCACGCTGGTGGCCACCCTGGCCGCTGCCTCGCTGTGGCAGCAGTGGCGCAGCGTGGAGGTGGAGGCGGCCGAGCGCCAGCGCGTGCAGTCCCGCTGGATTTTGACCGGCGCGCTCGACTGGGCCCGGCTGATCCTGCGCGAGGATGCCCGCTCCAGCGGCCAGGACCACCTGGCCGAGCCCTGGGCCGTGGCGCTGCAAGAATCCCGCCTGTCCACCTTTTTGGCGGCCGACCGCAACAACACCGGCGGAACGGCCACCGACGAACAGCTGGACGCGTTTTTGTCGGGCCAGATCACTGACATGCAGTCGCGTCTGAACATCACCAACCTGGTACAGGACAACAAAGTCTCGCCGGTCGCCCTGGCCGCCTTCGGCCGCCTGTTTGAGCAGCTGAACCTGCCGCCGCTGGAGCTCACCCTGCTCGGCAGCCAGCTACAGCAGGCGCTGGACACCAGCAAGACCAGCAATGCCGATAGCACCGTGCCCCTGCTGCCGCGCAGCGCCGCGCAACTGGGCTGGCTGGGCCTGTCGCCCGCCACCGTGGCGGCGCTGCAGCCATTTGTGAGCGTGCTGCCGGTGCGCACCCCCGTCAACCTGAACACCGCCAGCGCCCAGGTGCTGGTGGCCAGCGTGCCCAATCTGAGCATGGCCGACGCCCAGAAGCTGGTGGCCGCACGGGCGGGCAAATATTTTCGCAGTACCGCCGACGCCAACGCCGTGCTGAACCAGCCCACCATCGTCTTCACCGAGAGCGAACACAGCGTATCGACCCGCTACTTCGAGGTGCTGGGCCGCCTGCGCCTGGGCACCACCACGGTGCTGGAACGCTCGCTGGTGTGGCGCGACGGCATCAATGTACGCACGCTGTGGCGCGAGCATGCCGTTGCCGATCCGGCTGGCCAGGCCAGGCCCTGA
- the gspG gene encoding type II secretion system major pseudopilin GspG produces MTHHRSPTRSFPRRFLHRGFTLIELMVVLVIIGVLAALIVPNVLERADDARATAAKTDVNNLMQALKLYRLDNQRYPTAEQGLQALVAKPSTNPVPPNWKPYVEKLPNDPWSRPYQYLNPGVQGEIDVMSFGADGQPGGEGKNADIGSWQ; encoded by the coding sequence ATGACACACCACCGCTCTCCTACCCGGTCTTTTCCGCGCCGTTTTCTGCACCGCGGCTTCACCCTGATCGAACTGATGGTGGTGCTGGTCATCATCGGCGTGCTGGCCGCACTGATCGTGCCCAACGTGCTGGAGCGTGCCGACGATGCCCGCGCCACCGCCGCCAAGACCGACGTCAACAACCTCATGCAGGCACTGAAGCTGTACCGGCTGGACAACCAGCGCTACCCCACGGCCGAACAAGGCCTGCAAGCCCTGGTGGCCAAGCCCAGCACCAATCCCGTGCCTCCCAACTGGAAGCCCTACGTGGAGAAGCTGCCCAACGACCCCTGGAGCCGCCCCTACCAGTACCTGAACCCCGGCGTGCAAGGCGAGATCGACGTGATGTCCTTCGGTGCCGACGGCCAGCCTGGCGGCGAGGGTAAAAATGCCGATATTGGTAGCTGGCAGTGA
- a CDS encoding type II secretion system protein J — protein sequence MGRPGGGHQRGFTLVELLVALMVMALLAVLSWRGLDGMTRAQSQTQQRADAVLTLQAGLGQWTADLDALLEQPNTTALDWDGRGLRLTRRSSDPQATGALVVAWTRRSVDGTDQWLRWQSPPVHSRAEHAQAWSNAALWAQNPGEEAKRAEVALTPLADWRIFYYREGTWSNPLSSSATVAAAATVGATTDNSIPDGIRLVLTLPPGQALAGAITQDWIKPTVGGGKS from the coding sequence TTGGGGCGGCCCGGCGGCGGCCACCAACGCGGCTTCACCCTGGTCGAGCTGCTGGTCGCGCTGATGGTGATGGCGCTGCTGGCGGTGCTGAGCTGGCGCGGGCTGGACGGCATGACCCGGGCACAAAGCCAGACCCAGCAGCGCGCCGACGCGGTGCTGACCCTGCAGGCCGGGCTGGGCCAGTGGACGGCCGACCTGGATGCCCTGCTGGAGCAGCCCAACACCACCGCCCTCGACTGGGACGGGCGCGGCCTGCGGCTCACCCGGCGCAGCAGCGACCCGCAGGCCACCGGCGCGCTGGTGGTGGCCTGGACGCGCCGCAGCGTGGACGGCACCGACCAGTGGCTGCGCTGGCAGTCGCCCCCGGTGCACAGCCGCGCCGAACACGCCCAGGCCTGGAGCAATGCCGCGCTGTGGGCGCAAAACCCCGGTGAAGAAGCCAAACGCGCCGAAGTCGCCCTCACCCCGCTGGCCGACTGGCGCATCTTCTACTACCGCGAAGGCACCTGGAGCAACCCGCTGTCGAGCAGCGCCACCGTGGCCGCCGCCGCCACCGTGGGCGCCACCACCGACAACAGCATCCCCGACGGCATACGCCTGGTGCTGACCCTGCCGCCCGGCCAGGCCCTGGCCGGGGCCATCACGCAAGACTGGATCAAACCCACCGTGGGCGGCGGCAAGTCATGA
- the coq7 gene encoding 2-polyprenyl-3-methyl-6-methoxy-1,4-benzoquinone monooxygenase produces the protein MSLPRLPTLDQLCRAADTALRTVFTRPHASRSCPTVPERATELSPAEKAHAGALMRVNHVGEVCAQALYTAQALVTKSPTLRDHFLHAANEETDHLAWTRQRLDELGAHPSVLNPLWYAGAFGLGLAAGQLGGDRWSLGFVVETETQVAAHLQSHLEHLPAEDHASRAIVVQMKDDEERHAQQATLAGALDLPAPVKTLMTLAAKVMTTVAHRI, from the coding sequence ATGTCCTTGCCCCGCCTTCCCACCCTGGACCAGCTCTGCCGCGCCGCCGACACCGCGCTGCGCACGGTATTCACCCGTCCGCACGCCAGCCGCAGTTGCCCGACGGTGCCCGAGCGCGCCACCGAACTCAGCCCTGCCGAAAAAGCCCATGCCGGAGCCCTGATGCGGGTCAACCATGTGGGCGAGGTATGTGCCCAGGCCCTGTACACGGCGCAGGCGCTGGTGACGAAAAGCCCCACGCTGCGCGACCATTTTCTGCACGCGGCAAACGAGGAAACCGACCACCTGGCCTGGACGCGCCAGCGGCTGGACGAGCTGGGCGCCCACCCCAGCGTGCTGAATCCGCTGTGGTACGCCGGAGCTTTTGGGCTAGGCCTGGCCGCCGGTCAGCTCGGCGGTGACCGCTGGAGCCTGGGCTTTGTGGTGGAAACCGAAACCCAGGTCGCCGCGCATCTGCAAAGCCACCTGGAACACCTGCCCGCCGAAGACCACGCCTCGCGGGCCATCGTGGTGCAAATGAAGGATGACGAAGAGCGGCATGCGCAACAGGCCACGCTGGCCGGTGCGCTGGACCTGCCCGCGCCCGTCAAAACCCTGATGACCCTGGCCGCCAAGGTGATGACCACCGTGGCGCACCGGATTTAA
- a CDS encoding histidine phosphatase family protein: protein MTLWLARHALPLVESGVCYGALDVAADGPATQAAAKKLAAAVPLGCAVASSPLQRCELLTLTLCALRPDLTPQFDPRLREMDFGGWEGQHWDAIGQSAVEAWTADFAGYRPGGGESVRGFMQRVAAAWDAVGTQPTLWITHAGVARACSLLATGIRSLDRADQWPQAAPGFGEWLTFEPAIPAQMPPDRPRC, encoded by the coding sequence ATGACGCTCTGGCTGGCACGGCACGCCCTGCCGCTGGTGGAGTCCGGCGTGTGCTACGGCGCACTGGATGTGGCGGCAGACGGGCCAGCCACGCAGGCGGCGGCAAAAAAGCTGGCAGCGGCCGTGCCCCTGGGGTGTGCCGTGGCCAGTTCACCGCTACAAAGATGTGAGCTGCTCACGCTGACCCTGTGTGCGCTAAGACCCGATTTGACCCCTCAATTTGACCCCCGCCTGCGCGAAATGGACTTTGGGGGCTGGGAAGGCCAGCACTGGGATGCCATTGGCCAATCCGCGGTGGAGGCGTGGACCGCGGACTTTGCCGGATACCGGCCCGGCGGCGGCGAATCGGTGCGCGGGTTTATGCAGCGGGTGGCCGCCGCCTGGGATGCAGTGGGCACCCAGCCCACGTTGTGGATCACCCATGCCGGGGTGGCACGGGCTTGCAGCCTGCTGGCAACCGGCATCCGCAGCTTAGACCGCGCCGACCAGTGGCCGCAGGCAGCACCCGGCTTTGGGGAGTGGCTTACTTTCGAACCGGCAATTCCAGCGCAAATGCCGCCGGACCGTCCGCGCTGTTAG
- a CDS encoding OsmC family protein: MECTVSWTGAAGTRSGMGFIAETGSGHTLAMDGAPDAAKPENGGQNLAPRPMETLLAGTGGCTAYDVVLILKRGRHDVRGCSVKLVSERAEVDPKVFTKINMHFTVTGKGIPASAVERAIAMSHDKYCSATIMLGKTAEITTSFDLVEAA, encoded by the coding sequence ATGGAATGCACAGTCAGTTGGACCGGTGCCGCGGGCACCCGTTCGGGCATGGGTTTTATCGCCGAGACCGGCAGCGGCCACACCTTGGCCATGGACGGCGCGCCCGACGCGGCCAAGCCCGAGAACGGTGGCCAGAACCTGGCCCCCCGCCCGATGGAAACCCTGCTGGCGGGCACGGGCGGCTGCACCGCCTATGACGTGGTGCTGATCTTGAAGCGGGGCCGCCACGACGTGCGCGGTTGCTCCGTCAAGCTGGTGTCCGAGCGCGCCGAGGTCGACCCCAAGGTGTTCACCAAGATCAACATGCACTTCACCGTGACCGGCAAGGGCATTCCCGCCAGCGCGGTGGAACGTGCCATCGCCATGAGCCACGACAAATACTGCTCGGCCACCATCATGCTGGGCAAGACGGCGGAAATTACCACCAGTTTTGATCTGGTCGAAGCCGCTTAA
- the gspI gene encoding type II secretion system minor pseudopilin GspI, which produces MKARGFTLIEVLVALAIVSIALIAGLQATQALTTNATRQTDVLLAHMCAENQLIAMRLSAQMPSVGDSTQNCEQAGHIYEVRLNVLPTPNPSFRRVDAQVFDGNAPILRLSTIVGRF; this is translated from the coding sequence ATGAAGGCACGCGGCTTCACCCTGATCGAAGTGCTGGTGGCCCTGGCCATCGTGTCGATTGCGCTGATCGCCGGGCTGCAGGCCACCCAGGCGCTGACCACCAACGCCACGCGCCAGACCGACGTGCTGCTGGCCCATATGTGCGCCGAAAACCAGCTCATCGCCATGCGCCTGTCGGCCCAGATGCCCAGCGTGGGCGACAGCACCCAGAACTGCGAACAGGCCGGCCACATCTACGAGGTGCGGCTGAACGTGCTGCCCACGCCCAACCCCAGCTTTCGGCGGGTCGATGCGCAGGTATTCGACGGCAACGCGCCCATCCTGCGTTTGTCCACCATCGTGGGGCGCTTCTAA
- a CDS encoding adenosylcobinamide-GDP ribazoletransferase, which translates to MDGIRHFLLAVQFFTRIPVTGRLAAWVGYSPAMLRASAAHFPGVGWLVALVACAVAALCGTLLHGRVGSALVTAVLCTIATVLLTGGFHEDGLADVADGLGGFVARERALDIMKDSRVGAYGAMALVLALTAKIALLALLDASSGTALLAALVGGHVWSRFCPLVLVRLLPHVGDTATSKSKPLADQISRRALGVAFLWCLMPLALVEWAQAAPFLIAGIATSLVALAWMGRMFQRRLQGFTGDCLGATQQVCEIAFYLGAAVAL; encoded by the coding sequence ATGGACGGCATCCGCCACTTCCTGCTGGCCGTCCAGTTCTTCACCCGCATCCCGGTCACCGGGCGGCTGGCGGCCTGGGTCGGCTACAGCCCGGCCATGCTGCGCGCCAGCGCGGCGCACTTCCCTGGCGTGGGCTGGCTGGTGGCGCTGGTGGCCTGTGCGGTGGCGGCCCTGTGCGGCACACTGCTGCACGGGCGGGTGGGCAGCGCGCTGGTGACGGCAGTGCTGTGCACCATCGCCACCGTGCTGCTCACCGGCGGCTTCCACGAAGACGGCCTGGCCGATGTGGCCGACGGCCTGGGCGGCTTTGTGGCACGCGAGCGGGCCCTGGACATCATGAAAGACTCGCGCGTTGGTGCGTATGGCGCCATGGCCCTGGTGCTGGCGCTGACCGCCAAGATTGCCCTGCTGGCGTTGCTGGACGCGAGCAGCGGCACGGCCTTGCTGGCGGCGCTGGTGGGCGGCCATGTGTGGTCGCGCTTTTGCCCGCTGGTGCTGGTGCGTCTGCTGCCGCACGTGGGCGACACCGCCACCTCCAAGAGCAAACCCCTGGCCGACCAGATCAGCCGCCGCGCGCTGGGTGTGGCATTTTTGTGGTGTTTAATGCCGCTAGCGCTTGTGGAATGGGCGCAAGCAGCTCCGTTTTTAATAGCAGGCATCGCCACCAGCCTGGTGGCCCTGGCCTGGATGGGGCGGATGTTCCAGCGGCGGCTGCAGGGCTTTACCGGCGACTGCCTGGGTGCCACGCAGCAGGTGTGCGAGATTGCCTTCTACCTGGGCGCGGCGGTCGCCTTATGA
- the gspM gene encoding type II secretion system protein GspM has translation MKLPASIRPHWDSLAPRERRSVQAALALVALALLWWLGIAPALHTLRAADAQHRSLDAQLQSMRSLQAEAQALQAQPKLSFDDALKAVELAVKSELGGSGQINVTGERITVSLKSAPADALARWLAQVRINAHALPTEARLVRGPAKTSGLPTATWDGSLVLTLPSNR, from the coding sequence ATGAAGCTGCCCGCATCGATTCGCCCGCATTGGGACAGCCTGGCCCCGCGCGAGCGCCGCAGCGTGCAGGCCGCGCTGGCCCTGGTCGCGCTGGCCCTGCTGTGGTGGCTGGGCATTGCCCCGGCCCTGCACACGCTGCGCGCCGCCGACGCCCAGCACCGCAGCCTGGACGCCCAGTTGCAAAGCATGCGCAGCCTGCAGGCCGAAGCCCAGGCCCTGCAAGCCCAGCCCAAGCTCAGCTTTGACGATGCCCTCAAAGCGGTAGAGCTGGCCGTCAAGTCCGAGCTGGGCGGCAGCGGCCAGATCAACGTCACCGGCGAGCGCATCACCGTCAGCCTGAAGAGCGCCCCGGCCGACGCGCTAGCCCGCTGGCTGGCCCAGGTGCGCATCAACGCCCACGCCCTGCCCACCGAAGCCCGCCTGGTGCGCGGCCCAGCCAAAACCAGCGGCCTACCCACCGCCACCTGGGACGGCTCGCTGGTGCTGACCCTGCCTAGCAACCGCTGA
- the ilvA gene encoding threonine ammonia-lyase, biosynthetic: MTTAPAKAVKAPKPLTPADYLKKILTARVYDVAIETALEPARNLSLRLNNTVLLKREDTQPVFSFKLRGAYNKMAHLTPAQLKKGVICASAGNHAQGVAMSARKLGTRAVIVMPTTTPQLKVDAVAALGGEVVLFGESYTDAYNHSLQLQKKQGLTFVHPFDDPDVIAGQGTIAMEILRQLQSLGSQKLDAVFVAIGGGGLISGVANYIKAVRPEIKVIGVQTEDSDAMLQSVRSKKRVTLPDVGLFADGTAVKLVGEETFRVARGLVDDYITVDTDAVCAAIKDVFVDTRSIVEPSGAMAVAAIKQYVATHKTKGETYAAILCGANMNFDRLRFVAERAEVGEEREALFAVTMPEERGSFKRFCELIGQLPGGPRNVTEFNYRISDAVKGHVFVGLTTSAKGESLKIAASFSKHGFKALDLTHDELAKEHIRHMVGGHSSLAQDERLLRCTFPERPGALMKFLSQMRPGWNITLFHYRNQGADYGRILVGIQVPQADDKAFAKFRDTLDYPCVEETLNPVYRLFLQS, translated from the coding sequence ATGACAACCGCACCCGCCAAGGCCGTAAAAGCCCCCAAGCCGCTCACCCCCGCCGACTATCTGAAGAAGATTCTGACCGCCCGCGTCTATGACGTGGCGATTGAAACCGCACTGGAGCCCGCCCGCAACCTCAGCCTGCGGCTGAACAATACGGTGCTGCTCAAGCGCGAAGACACCCAGCCGGTGTTCAGCTTCAAGCTGCGCGGCGCGTACAACAAAATGGCGCACCTCACCCCGGCGCAGCTCAAGAAGGGCGTGATTTGCGCCTCGGCCGGTAACCACGCCCAGGGCGTGGCCATGAGCGCCCGCAAGCTGGGCACCCGCGCGGTCATCGTGATGCCGACCACCACGCCCCAGCTCAAAGTAGACGCGGTGGCGGCACTGGGCGGTGAAGTGGTGCTGTTTGGCGAGAGCTACACCGATGCCTACAACCATTCCCTGCAGCTGCAAAAAAAGCAGGGCCTGACCTTTGTCCACCCCTTTGACGACCCGGACGTGATCGCCGGCCAGGGCACCATTGCCATGGAAATCCTGCGCCAGCTGCAAAGCCTGGGCTCGCAGAAGCTGGACGCGGTGTTCGTGGCCATTGGCGGTGGCGGCCTGATCTCCGGCGTGGCCAATTACATCAAAGCGGTGCGCCCCGAAATCAAGGTGATCGGCGTGCAGACCGAAGACTCAGACGCCATGCTGCAGTCCGTCAGATCCAAGAAGCGCGTCACCCTGCCCGACGTGGGCCTGTTTGCCGACGGCACCGCCGTGAAGCTGGTGGGCGAGGAAACCTTCCGCGTGGCGCGCGGCCTGGTGGACGACTACATCACGGTAGACACCGACGCGGTGTGCGCCGCCATCAAGGACGTGTTTGTGGATACCCGCAGCATCGTCGAGCCCTCGGGCGCGATGGCGGTGGCGGCCATCAAGCAGTACGTGGCCACGCACAAAACCAAGGGCGAGACCTACGCTGCCATTTTGTGCGGCGCCAACATGAACTTCGACCGTCTGCGCTTCGTGGCCGAGCGGGCCGAGGTGGGCGAGGAGCGCGAGGCCCTGTTTGCCGTCACCATGCCCGAGGAGCGTGGCAGCTTCAAACGGTTTTGCGAACTGATTGGCCAGCTGCCAGGCGGCCCGCGCAATGTCACCGAGTTCAACTACCGCATCAGCGACGCCGTCAAAGGCCATGTGTTTGTCGGCCTGACCACCTCCGCCAAGGGTGAATCGCTGAAGATCGCCGCCAGCTTCAGCAAACATGGCTTCAAGGCCCTGGACCTGACCCACGATGAACTGGCGAAGGAGCACATCCGCCACATGGTGGGCGGCCATTCCTCCCTGGCCCAGGACGAGCGGCTGTTGCGCTGCACCTTCCCCGAGCGGCCGGGCGCGCTGATGAAATTCCTGAGCCAGATGCGCCCGGGCTGGAACATCACCCTGTTCCACTACCGCAACCAGGGCGCCGACTACGGCCGCATCCTGGTCGGCATCCAGGTACCCCAGGCCGACGACAAGGCGTTTGCCAAATTCCGCGACACGCTCGACTACCCCTGCGTGGAAGAAACCCTGAACCCGGTGTACCGGCTGTTCCTGCAAAGCTGA
- the gspN gene encoding type II secretion system protein N — MRRPSTASFTTVAKTPWRWAWAGGLLGLGLAVLLCAPARWLAAGVAQASQGQVQLADPRGTVWDGSAQLVLAGGEGSTGSTALPERLRWQIRPALSGLHAALQADCCMAQPLQVHAQPHWGGAQLALTDSQSHWPAPLLAGLGAPWNTLQPEGTLALSTQALVLDWNAGRMVLAGQVRLEAIDMASRLSTLKPMGSYRLTLTGGQNGNTTSTVQLETLGSSSLQLVGSGQWVGARLRFEGTATAAPDRVDALSNLLNIIGRRDGARATIKVG; from the coding sequence ATGCGCCGCCCGTCTACCGCCTCTTTCACCACCGTGGCCAAGACCCCCTGGCGCTGGGCCTGGGCGGGTGGCCTGCTGGGCCTGGGCCTGGCCGTGCTGTTGTGCGCCCCGGCGCGCTGGCTGGCCGCCGGGGTGGCCCAGGCCAGCCAGGGCCAGGTGCAACTGGCCGACCCGCGCGGCACCGTCTGGGACGGATCGGCCCAGCTGGTATTGGCGGGAGGCGAGGGCAGCACCGGCAGTACCGCCCTGCCCGAGCGCCTGCGCTGGCAGATCCGCCCGGCCCTCAGCGGACTGCACGCCGCGCTCCAGGCCGACTGCTGCATGGCCCAGCCGCTGCAGGTGCATGCCCAGCCGCACTGGGGTGGTGCCCAACTGGCCCTGACCGACAGCCAATCGCACTGGCCTGCGCCCCTGCTGGCCGGCCTGGGCGCGCCCTGGAACACGCTGCAGCCCGAGGGCACTCTGGCCCTGAGCACCCAGGCGCTGGTACTGGACTGGAACGCGGGCCGCATGGTGCTGGCCGGGCAGGTGCGGCTGGAAGCCATCGACATGGCATCGCGCCTGTCCACCCTGAAACCCATGGGCAGCTACCGGCTGACGCTGACCGGCGGACAAAACGGCAATACCACCAGCACCGTGCAACTCGAAACCCTGGGCTCCAGCAGCCTGCAACTCGTGGGCAGCGGCCAGTGGGTGGGCGCACGGCTACGCTTTGAAGGCACGGCCACTGCCGCCCCCGACCGGGTGGATGCCTTGTCCAATCTTCTCAATATCATCGGGCGGCGCGACGGCGCGCGCGCCACCATCAAAGTAGGTTGA
- the gspL gene encoding type II secretion system protein GspL, whose translation MSTLIVLLPLEPATGMFDYVLTADGRSAGSHDRAAAALLPRSTELVAVVPAQALSWHQVSLPKGSLKQGTLGGAIDSPRLRAVLDGLLEDRLLEEPAELHFALQPDAPADGPVWVAACNRAWLRAALAVLEAAKRPVARIVPESAPDGLRLQVLGTPEQPQLLSTSPQGVSLLPLSAATLAMAQAAHTEPLELVAEPAVAALAEQLAQRPVTLQQTSERWLASARGRWDLAQFDLSNSTRSRAWKGLAAQATVWLQAPQWRAARWGLALLVLAQIVGLNAWAWKESSSLQAKRDALRSTLTQTFPGVKVVVDAPVQMGREMALLRQTAGATSARDLEAMLSVLGSTLPPQLAATALDFAPGEARIKGLPTGGDPALAQNLRSLGYSLRTEGNLTILQPAAPSATGATP comes from the coding sequence ATGAGCACCCTGATCGTTCTCCTCCCCCTGGAACCTGCCACCGGCATGTTCGACTACGTGCTCACCGCCGACGGACGCAGCGCTGGCAGCCACGACCGCGCGGCCGCCGCCCTGCTGCCGCGCAGCACCGAGCTGGTGGCCGTGGTGCCTGCACAGGCCCTGTCATGGCACCAGGTCAGCCTGCCCAAGGGCAGCCTGAAACAAGGCACCCTAGGCGGCGCCATCGATTCACCCCGGCTGCGTGCCGTGCTCGACGGCCTGCTGGAAGACCGGCTGCTGGAAGAACCCGCCGAGCTGCACTTTGCGCTACAGCCCGACGCGCCCGCCGACGGCCCGGTGTGGGTGGCCGCCTGCAACCGCGCCTGGCTGCGCGCCGCGCTGGCCGTGCTGGAAGCCGCCAAGCGCCCGGTGGCCCGTATCGTGCCCGAGAGCGCGCCCGACGGCCTGCGCCTGCAGGTGCTGGGCACGCCCGAGCAGCCCCAGCTGCTGAGCACCAGCCCCCAGGGCGTGAGCCTGCTGCCGCTGAGCGCGGCCACCCTGGCCATGGCCCAGGCCGCGCACACCGAGCCGTTGGAATTAGTGGCCGAACCCGCCGTGGCCGCGCTGGCCGAACAACTGGCGCAGCGCCCGGTGACCCTGCAACAAACCTCGGAACGCTGGCTGGCCTCGGCCCGCGGACGCTGGGACCTGGCGCAGTTCGACCTGAGCAACTCCACCCGCAGCCGTGCCTGGAAAGGCCTGGCCGCCCAAGCCACCGTGTGGCTGCAGGCACCCCAATGGCGGGCCGCCCGCTGGGGCCTGGCCCTGCTGGTGCTAGCCCAGATCGTCGGCCTGAACGCCTGGGCCTGGAAGGAAAGCAGCAGCCTGCAAGCCAAGCGCGATGCGCTGCGCAGCACCCTGACGCAAACCTTTCCCGGCGTGAAAGTGGTGGTCGATGCCCCGGTGCAGATGGGCCGTGAGATGGCGCTGCTGCGCCAGACCGCCGGGGCCACCTCGGCCCGCGACCTGGAAGCCATGCTCAGCGTGCTGGGCAGCACACTGCCGCCACAACTTGCCGCCACCGCCCTGGACTTTGCCCCCGGCGAGGCCCGCATCAAGGGCCTGCCCACCGGCGGCGACCCGGCCCTAGCCCAAAACCTGCGCAGCCTGGGCTACAGCCTGCGTACCGAGGGCAACCTGACCATCCTGCAACCCGCTGCGCCATCGGCCACTGGAGCCACCCCATGA